CGATTTTGATGAATTAACAATAATTGGTGGTGGAGTTATTGCCCTTGAGTTTGCTAGTTTTTATGCTAACTTTGACAAAAAAATAACTATAATCGAATCAAATAATCAATTATTTGGCAATTTTGATGAATCAATAAGAGATGCTGTTAATTCAATTATCCAAAGAGATAAAATAAATGTCATAACAAATGCAAAAGTTTTAAAATATGAAACTGATGGTCTACTTATTCAGCAAGGCGAAAATATTTCTAAACATAAAACCCGAAATATTTTACTCGCAGTTGGTAGAACTGTTAATAATGAGTCATTTTCTGAGTTAAATCTAGAAAAATATGACAATGGTGTTTTAAAAGTAAACGAATTTTTCCAAACTTCTGAAGAAAATATTTATGCAATTGGTGATTTAAACGCAATTATGATGCTATCAACAAGCGCATATAAACATGGAGATGTTGTTGCAAAACATATTTTGCACCAAAAATCTGATGAAAAATTTGTAAAATCTAATATTCCGTTTGCAATTTATACAAATCCAGATATTTCATTTGTTGGAAAAAGTGAAAAAGAGCTAGAAAGTGCAAAAATTGAATTTGAATCAGCGCAAGTTTTTGCAAAAAATTTACCAAGAGCACATGCTAACTTAGATTTTGAAATTGGTTTTGTCAAAATTAATTACGAAAAAAACACTTACAAAATTCTATCAGCAACTATTTTTCTTGAAGATTCAGCAACTTTGATTAACCAAATCGCATTAGCAATAAGCAAAAATATGACAATTCTAGACCTTCAAAATTCGGCTTTTACCCACCCTACACTTGCTGAATCGGTTTATTATATTTCAAGAAGTATCACTTTTAGTAAAAAATCCTAATAATTACTGTTTTTTAACCTAAAATTTCAGTTGAAATTTTAGAAATTTAGTTTCTTTTTTCCTTAAACTGGTTAATTCTAAAACCATTGTTTCTCATTGAAATTAATTGT
The sequence above is a segment of the Mesomycoplasma ovipneumoniae genome. Coding sequences within it:
- a CDS encoding dihydrolipoyl dehydrogenase, which codes for MKKFDVAVIGGGPGGYSLAVILANNGKNVALFESNVLGGTCVNRGCIPTKTILKSAKIRQLMSNSDKYGFESSHTFNLEKVFENARNNSKKLQQAIKGTLEAAGVSVFNQEAKLVSKNIIKAENNEIYADKIVLATGSRPRKIQIEGIEKANVYTSDDLILDYHDFDELTIIGGGVIALEFASFYANFDKKITIIESNNQLFGNFDESIRDAVNSIIQRDKINVITNAKVLKYETDGLLIQQGENISKHKTRNILLAVGRTVNNESFSELNLEKYDNGVLKVNEFFQTSEENIYAIGDLNAIMMLSTSAYKHGDVVAKHILHQKSDEKFVKSNIPFAIYTNPDISFVGKSEKELESAKIEFESAQVFAKNLPRAHANLDFEIGFVKINYEKNTYKILSATIFLEDSATLINQIALAISKNMTILDLQNSAFTHPTLAESVYYISRSITFSKKS